In one window of Photobacterium leiognathi DNA:
- the purN gene encoding phosphoribosylglycinamide formyltransferase encodes MNNIVVLISGSGSNLQAIIDACSNGVIKNSQITAVISNKENAYGLERARAANIEAIHIAPKQYGNREQYDDALAERIEQFNPDVVILAGFMRILSGDFVRRFKGKMLNIHPSLLPKYPGLNTHQRAIDAGDTEHGTSVHFVTEELDGGPVILQAKVPIFANDTVEEVTARVQKQEHAIYPLVTQWLAEKRLTMIDGKAVFDGEILPPQGYAAQ; translated from the coding sequence ATGAATAATATCGTCGTCCTTATTTCAGGTAGCGGCAGTAATCTTCAAGCGATTATTGACGCATGCAGCAATGGCGTAATTAAAAACAGTCAAATTACTGCTGTGATCTCAAATAAAGAGAATGCGTACGGATTAGAGCGTGCACGTGCTGCCAATATTGAAGCGATACATATCGCGCCTAAACAATATGGCAACCGTGAACAATACGATGATGCTTTGGCTGAACGTATTGAGCAATTCAACCCTGATGTGGTGATCCTTGCTGGTTTTATGCGTATTTTAAGCGGTGATTTTGTCCGTCGCTTTAAAGGGAAAATGTTAAACATTCACCCCTCTTTATTGCCAAAATACCCAGGATTAAATACCCATCAACGTGCGATAGATGCAGGCGATACAGAACATGGTACTAGCGTGCACTTTGTTACAGAAGAGCTCGATGGTGGACCTGTTATTCTTCAAGCAAAAGTCCCTATTTTTGCTAATGATACCGTTGAAGAAGTGACGGCTCGGGTACAAAAGCAAGAACATGCAATTTATCCGCTTGTGACTCAGTGGTTAGCTGAAAAACGCTTAACTATGATCGATGGCAAAGCGGTATTTGATGGTGAAATCCTTCCCCCACAAGGCTACGCTGCCCAATAA
- a CDS encoding class II glutamine amidotransferase has translation MCELLGMSANVPTDICFSFTGLMQRGGNTSPHRDGWGITFYEGKGFRTFKDPNPSCQSRIAELVQEYPIKSRAVVSHIRQANRGAVNLENTHPFTRELWGNYWTFAHNGQLTGYESLKTGRHQAVGDTDSEIAFCWLLNQFETKFPVLPDDLNPVFSYFAECCDQLRQLGVYNMLLSNGEYVLTYCTNNLHWITRRAPFGKASLIDEDVTIDFQQETTPKDVVTVIATQPLTNDENWHKMATGEFIVFHFGEPVFNQLVVEDK, from the coding sequence ATGTGTGAATTGCTAGGCATGAGCGCAAATGTGCCAACCGATATTTGTTTTAGTTTTACCGGTTTAATGCAGCGTGGGGGAAATACTAGCCCTCATCGTGATGGTTGGGGTATTACCTTTTATGAAGGTAAAGGCTTTCGTACATTTAAAGATCCAAACCCAAGCTGTCAATCGCGTATTGCTGAACTTGTCCAAGAATACCCAATAAAGAGTCGTGCAGTGGTGAGTCATATTCGCCAAGCCAACCGAGGGGCGGTGAATTTAGAAAACACCCATCCATTTACTCGCGAGTTATGGGGCAATTATTGGACTTTTGCGCATAATGGTCAGTTGACGGGTTATGAGAGCTTAAAGACGGGGCGACACCAAGCGGTAGGTGATACTGACAGTGAGATCGCTTTTTGTTGGTTATTGAATCAATTTGAAACGAAATTTCCAGTACTGCCAGATGATTTGAATCCTGTTTTTAGCTATTTTGCAGAGTGTTGTGATCAGTTACGTCAGCTCGGTGTTTACAATATGTTATTAAGTAATGGTGAGTACGTACTTACCTATTGTACCAATAACTTACATTGGATCACTCGTCGAGCGCCGTTTGGTAAAGCATCTCTTATTGATGAAGATGTCACGATTGATTTTCAGCAAGAAACGACACCTAAAGACGTGGTGACTGTGATTGCTACTCAGCCTTTAACCAATGATGAAAATTGGCACAAAATGGCAACAGGAGAATTTATTGTTTTCCATTTTGGTGAGCCAGTATTTAATCAGCTGGTGGTTGAAGACAAATAG